The sequence TTTTAATCCATCGAGGTAAAAGAGGGTGAATACATCACGCCGCAAGCGGGGCAAGTGCTCTATCTCCTGGTAGATCTCTTCCATGATCTCCGACTTAATAATAAGGTTGATCACCAGGTCGTCATGATCCATAATGGCATCTTCTTCCAGGGAAGTATCCTGCCGGGGCGCCCGGTGGCGGCTGCGCAGCACATCATAACAGTGATTGCGGGTAACGCGGTAGAGGAAGGAACGGATGTGTTGATAGGTATCAAATTTCTGGTAGCCCTCCATTAGTTTATATAAAGAGTCAGCAGCTATTTCTTCTGCTTCGGGCTGACTGTGAATCAACTGCGTAGCGAAATAGCTTAAAGGATAAAAGAATTCCTCATAGACTTTTTTAAATGCTCGCTCCTTGCCTTCCTTAAATTCTTCTATCCAATCATGACCAGGTGTTTGCTCTCTCATGACGGATTATAACGGTTATAAAAACAATACCAGCCTAGAATATTGGTTCGTGTGATTCAGGGGGTTTTAGAAGGATGAGAGGCGTAGAACTTGAAAAATGAAAAAGGAAGTAAGATTGCCAGGCGGCAGGTTAGTGACTGACTAGTGTGAGACATTTTAAAAGTACTACTTTTTCAGGTATATATAAAAATAATGCCTGTGTGGAGAATTAGGTGTTAGCTTTTAGCGGTTAGCTGTTAGGCGTTTGCTTCGACAGGCTCTTTGGCCGCAGCGTCCCCTCCGGGAGACACTGCGGGGAATAAGCCTCGCACAGCGCAGCTTACCATGATGCGGCCATGCATAATATATTCCTGAAAATTATCAATTGATTTTCTATCTTGTATGTCCTATGCAGTACCTCTTTATCTTTCTGCTTATCATGAGTACGGGGGCCATGGCCCAGTTGCCCCGGAATGAGCTGGACCATTTTGAGTATACCCAGGAAATAACACTTACCACTCCCGACTCCATACTGGTACAAAGGGCCCGCACTTTCTTTAGGCAACCTTTTATTGTGCATTGGGATTCAGTCGCTTTTGTAGACGCCGTGCATACCGGCAAAGGACATATTATGGTGCGCATCCATCACTGGCTCAAAGGCTTTACAATACCAGTGGCCTTGAAGCTGGAGATTGACGTGAAGAAGAATGGCTACCGGTATTCTGTACGTCACCTGGAAGCCGATAAAAAGGATAGCCGTTACCTGTTTCCGCTGGAACAAAAACCGCCCGCCGTCAATGCCATAGTATATGAACAGTTGTTGCAGAAGACACACCGGTATGTGGGCGCCGTGATCAGCTTGCTGAAACGGTATATGGGCGGCGAGTTCTGATGTGGTGAATCCCTTCGACCCTTCGACAGGCTCAGGGTGACAGAGGCTTCGACCACCCTTCGACAAGCTCAGGGTGACAATGCTTCCCGCAGAGCGGGACAGGGAGGGTGACAAATACCACTAAAGTTGTATTGATATAACGGTGATTATAGTGTAGTTTTAAGTTTACCTGCCAGATGCACTTAGTCCGTGCCCGGCCATGATCATAAATTTTAATTATGCCGGGTAAACGTAACATAGCTTTTTTGCTGGCTATCTTCTTATTGTTTGGCGCTTTCTTTTCACTCTACTATTTCTATTATGTGCCTGCGCAGCGCAACAGTCTGCACCAATACGCTTTTTCCCTGCTGGAACGGATACAAACGAATATCCTTGCCCGCAACCGGGACCTGGGCCAGTTGTACCGGAATACGGTGGTGAAGCATGTACAGGA comes from Paraflavitalea devenefica and encodes:
- a CDS encoding RNA polymerase sigma factor, coding for MREQTPGHDWIEEFKEGKERAFKKVYEEFFYPLSYFATQLIHSQPEAEEIAADSLYKLMEGYQKFDTYQHIRSFLYRVTRNHCYDVLRSRHRAPRQDTSLEEDAIMDHDDLVINLIIKSEIMEEIYQEIEHLPRLRRDVFTLFYLDGLKMEEIAHQLGINVDVVRSTKSKAAAQLRTILGQRKFLLPLTLLLFKSTD